One stretch of Streptomyces sp. NBC_00443 DNA includes these proteins:
- a CDS encoding winged helix-turn-helix domain-containing protein, which translates to MAVRIHFTDDDLAQIRLAQAPDPMWEALLSMHMLQTDTGSAVFGGWRRRVRRELPRAVRPLLRMAPPVGYSADFLTPAAGTGGLDAGIGALLSTPRQRLRGDLVELSRAGRRLPPWARSLADGDKEAVGHLARVFRAYFTAALAPWWSRLRTRFGAERAAHGRYLADGDLGALLGALHPGLVWRRPVLEVTGLGADRDVRLDGRGLLVLPSYFCWRKPTLLKDPALPCVVVYPMTHETVLSGGVTGLRSLNALLGRTRAGILESVADHGVTTTELAHDAGISPATASHHVGILRKAGLLSTCRAGKAALHSVTPLGLALLDGRAR; encoded by the coding sequence ATGGCCGTACGCATTCACTTCACCGACGACGATCTCGCCCAGATCAGGCTGGCGCAGGCTCCCGACCCCATGTGGGAGGCGCTGCTCAGCATGCACATGCTTCAGACGGACACCGGTTCCGCCGTCTTCGGCGGCTGGCGGCGCCGGGTGCGACGCGAATTACCGCGGGCCGTACGTCCGTTGCTCCGCATGGCCCCGCCCGTCGGCTACTCGGCCGACTTCCTCACCCCGGCCGCCGGCACGGGCGGCCTGGACGCCGGGATCGGGGCCTTGCTGTCCACACCACGGCAGCGGCTGCGGGGCGACCTGGTGGAACTGTCCCGCGCGGGCCGACGGCTGCCGCCCTGGGCGCGTTCCCTGGCCGACGGTGACAAGGAGGCCGTCGGCCACCTCGCGCGCGTCTTCCGGGCGTACTTCACGGCCGCGCTGGCCCCCTGGTGGAGTCGCCTCCGCACCCGCTTCGGCGCCGAACGTGCCGCCCACGGGCGGTACTTGGCCGACGGCGACCTCGGCGCGCTGCTCGGCGCCCTCCACCCCGGTCTCGTCTGGCGGCGGCCCGTACTGGAGGTTACGGGGCTGGGCGCGGACCGTGACGTCCGCCTCGACGGGCGCGGGCTCCTCGTCCTCCCGTCGTACTTCTGCTGGCGCAAGCCGACGCTGCTGAAGGATCCCGCGCTGCCGTGCGTCGTCGTCTATCCGATGACCCACGAGACGGTTCTGAGCGGGGGCGTCACCGGGCTCCGCTCGCTGAACGCCCTCCTCGGCCGCACCCGCGCCGGGATCCTCGAATCGGTCGCCGACCACGGCGTGACGACGACCGAACTCGCCCACGACGCGGGCATCTCACCGGCCACGGCCAGCCATCATGTGGGCATCCTGCGCAAGGCCGGGTTACTGAGCACGTGCAGGGCGGGCAAGGCCGCGCTGCACTCCGTTACGCCGCTGGGGCTTGCCCTGCTGGACGGACGTGCGCGATGA
- a CDS encoding DUF397 domain-containing protein, which produces MSTSELAWFKSSYSSGSQGDCVEVALAWHKSSYSSGGDGDCVEVATCPHTIHVRDSKNRQGPALTLSPATWTEFIAHVRPAGQAPAA; this is translated from the coding sequence ATGAGCACCAGCGAGCTGGCCTGGTTCAAGAGCAGCTACAGCAGCGGTAGCCAGGGCGACTGCGTCGAAGTGGCCCTCGCCTGGCACAAGTCCAGCTACAGCAGCGGTGGCGACGGCGACTGCGTAGAGGTAGCCACCTGCCCCCACACCATCCACGTACGCGACTCCAAGAACCGGCAGGGCCCCGCGCTCACCCTCTCCCCCGCCACCTGGACGGAGTTCATCGCGCACGTCCGTCCAGCAGGGCAAGCCCCAGCGGCGTAA
- a CDS encoding helix-turn-helix domain-containing protein, whose product MVDGVVGAGGEPEASDSLRTFGAVVQALREHAGLSREEFGDLVGLSKHTVVSVELGRRMPDPTFAVRAEGVTGNTGALLKSVPHLARQPGLAAWFRRWARLEATAITLYTYECRLVPGLLQTEAYARTLFTNQLPPLDDEQIEAQWEARAERQQLLRERPNTAFAFILEEHLFRRRTGGTDVTRKLIDHVLDIAGVRNVEVQIIPTVRETHSGLDGPMQLLETPENKWFAYCEGQRGGLLISDAKEVSVLQRRYASMRSQALTPEDSVSLLQRMRGEL is encoded by the coding sequence GTGGTCGATGGCGTGGTGGGTGCGGGTGGCGAGCCGGAGGCGTCGGACAGTCTGCGGACGTTCGGGGCGGTGGTCCAGGCGTTGCGGGAGCATGCCGGTTTGAGCCGGGAGGAGTTCGGGGACCTGGTGGGGCTGTCCAAACACACGGTGGTGTCAGTGGAGTTGGGGCGGCGGATGCCAGATCCGACGTTTGCGGTTCGGGCGGAGGGGGTGACGGGGAATACCGGGGCGTTGCTGAAGTCGGTTCCGCATCTGGCTCGGCAGCCGGGGTTGGCGGCTTGGTTTCGGCGGTGGGCGCGGCTGGAGGCGACGGCGATCACGCTGTACACGTACGAATGCCGGTTGGTTCCGGGGTTGTTGCAGACCGAGGCGTATGCGCGGACGCTGTTCACGAATCAGCTCCCGCCTCTGGACGACGAGCAGATCGAGGCGCAATGGGAAGCGCGCGCCGAACGGCAACAGCTGTTGCGGGAGCGGCCGAACACTGCGTTCGCCTTCATCCTGGAGGAGCACTTGTTCCGGCGGCGAACGGGCGGTACGGACGTCACGCGGAAGCTCATTGATCACGTGCTGGACATCGCCGGAGTGCGGAACGTCGAGGTTCAGATCATTCCGACCGTCCGAGAGACACACTCGGGGCTCGACGGCCCGATGCAGCTCCTTGAGACCCCGGAAAACAAGTGGTTCGCCTATTGCGAGGGCCAGCGTGGCGGCCTGCTCATCTCCGACGCGAAAGAGGTCAGCGTCCTCCAAAGGCGGTATGCCAGTATGCGTTCGCAGGCTCTCACCCCTGAAGACTCCGTGAGCCTGTTGCAGCGGATGCGAGGAGAACTATGA
- a CDS encoding ATP-binding protein yields MPAPHTPQPPVTVRTFTQRLSATPRGARLARHLAVNQLHAWGIPHGSVASDAVAVIVAELAANAVTHGRVPGRDFELRLSLPTGSIRVEVSDTRTESHPPKPGHVRSPHPLDEHGRGLVLVEALADRWEVVERGESPGKTICAEVDLPGWLALVRMRGGGQ; encoded by the coding sequence ATGCCCGCACCCCACACCCCCCAACCCCCGGTTACCGTACGTACGTTCACCCAGCGCCTCAGCGCCACGCCGCGCGGCGCCCGCCTCGCCCGGCACCTCGCCGTGAACCAGCTCCACGCCTGGGGTATCCCGCACGGCAGTGTCGCCTCCGACGCCGTCGCGGTGATCGTCGCCGAGCTGGCCGCGAACGCCGTGACCCACGGCCGGGTCCCGGGCCGGGACTTCGAGCTGCGGCTGTCGTTGCCCACGGGCAGCATCCGCGTGGAGGTCAGTGACACCCGTACCGAGTCCCATCCCCCGAAGCCCGGCCACGTACGAAGTCCGCACCCCCTCGACGAACACGGCCGCGGTCTCGTCCTCGTCGAGGCGCTGGCCGACCGGTGGGAGGTGGTGGAACGGGGCGAGTCGCCCGGCAAGACCATCTGCGCCGAGGTCGACCTGCCGGGGTGGCTGGCCCTGGTCCGGATGCGCGGGGGCGGTCAATAG
- a CDS encoding RNA polymerase sigma factor — MSKPSTDSCGSRNAAFDEVFCGLLPKLYARAAALTGAAQWGEDAVHDVYLKLASRPRRFLEHPEPSAYAFSALSSMTRDTWRRERRQVPEPDPDRDAVGSWDGGVEQRAGEIEAVRLLAQLPRQQAGVVILVDLDGYTTEQAARILGIGRGTAARYRTRAMRRLRDLLPSDSRHRRAGHAGRRPRSCTR, encoded by the coding sequence ATGAGCAAGCCATCGACCGATTCCTGCGGTTCCCGCAATGCGGCATTCGACGAGGTGTTCTGCGGGCTGTTGCCCAAGCTCTATGCCCGGGCGGCCGCTCTCACCGGGGCCGCGCAGTGGGGCGAGGACGCCGTTCACGACGTCTATCTGAAACTGGCCTCGCGGCCACGGAGGTTCCTGGAGCATCCGGAGCCGAGCGCGTACGCGTTCTCCGCGCTGTCGAGCATGACCCGGGACACCTGGCGGCGTGAGCGGCGGCAGGTGCCCGAACCGGACCCGGACCGCGACGCCGTCGGCTCCTGGGACGGTGGGGTGGAGCAGCGTGCCGGGGAGATCGAGGCGGTACGGCTGCTGGCGCAACTGCCGCGTCAGCAGGCCGGCGTGGTGATCCTGGTCGACCTGGACGGCTACACGACCGAGCAGGCGGCACGGATTCTCGGCATAGGGCGGGGGACTGCCGCCCGGTACCGGACGCGGGCCATGCGCCGACTGCGCGACCTCCTCCCGAGTGACTCACGTCACAGGCGTGCCGGACATGCGGGGCGGCGGCCCCGATCGTGTACGCGATGA
- a CDS encoding AfsR/SARP family transcriptional regulator, which translates to MEFRVLGVVEAHRRARAVDLGHAKQRCVLAVLLCEAGRVVPAERLIDRVWGEDPPGSVRNLLSGYVGRLRSALRSGDAEALGVRLARSSGGYLIDVDPERVDVHRFRRLVGEARTASGESAAGLLRDALSLWRGEALSGLGGTWARETRAALGDERLTAELHHHEAELRLGRHGRALERLRQLVAAHPLDERPVRHLMTALYRGDRQAEALETYEDTRRRLAEELGVDPGTELQTLHREILRGTTTQAPEPAPRPVASRVPPAELPHDVPGFSGRTDALTWLTALLTAGGGTPEAGSPVAIAVISGAAGVGKTALAVHAAHRVRDRFPDGQLYVNLRGFDHDRAPMTPQEALGQLLGSLGLRPQQIPADADEQARRYRSLLDGRRMLIVLDNAASVRQVRPLLPGSPTCRVLVTSRHRLTGLIAQNGADPLRLDVLAPGEARALLAAVLGERRVTAEPEAADELARRAGLLPLALRVAAAQLLGDRHRRIADLAAGLADGDRLAALELDDDRSSAVSAAFDLSYRALAPDARRLFRLLGLVPGPDLTRPAAAALLDTSESTAGALLTTLATAHLIESPAPDRYRFHDLLRDYARERAAAEEPAPERAAAEERLFALHLRTAEAAGGALPWQYPQLPRDPAGPHGTPAGPDGAADALSRLEAERANLLAAVEHAAGTGPRTRRRFAWLLMASLLRYCWLRLPRGAWRAAAEAALRAAEADGDSHARAAMHRSLGIAHCDAGNHPQAVHHHTQVLRLHRGTGDVLGQALALGGLGLADTEAARLDDAVDHFTQALRLSREAGRLDAEAQALIGLGLAYRDRGRLELSARYLLQSLRLHHRADDDPGAGDQAHRLPALSAVYWEQGRLREAAEALPAADVSESGVRDPGEPAEPQSANPTTLDLTARIELDLGHHQQALEYAERSLRLAENTGRHRLLAIALTTLADAHLRMGRAEEAARTHARALSVARDVGHRRTEAESLLGLAEAHRVRHRHGEALACARRALAVAHRGGFDVVKGRTLTELAAIHSARGRPAAARSRARTALAVHRRTGHRLGEARTLVALGQALHALGDPAARAARHRARAIFLDTGARPPRDLA; encoded by the coding sequence GTGGAGTTCCGGGTGCTCGGCGTGGTGGAGGCACACCGGAGGGCGCGGGCGGTCGACCTCGGGCATGCCAAGCAACGGTGCGTGCTGGCGGTGCTGTTGTGCGAGGCGGGCCGGGTCGTGCCGGCGGAGCGGCTGATCGACCGGGTGTGGGGCGAGGATCCGCCGGGCTCGGTCCGCAATCTCCTGTCGGGATACGTCGGCCGGCTGCGCAGCGCCCTGCGCTCCGGGGACGCGGAGGCCCTCGGCGTCCGACTGGCGCGCAGCTCCGGCGGCTATCTCATCGACGTCGATCCCGAGCGCGTCGACGTCCACCGGTTCCGTCGGCTGGTGGGCGAGGCTCGTACGGCATCCGGCGAGTCGGCCGCGGGCCTGTTGCGCGACGCCCTCTCCCTGTGGCGCGGGGAGGCCCTGTCCGGCCTGGGCGGCACCTGGGCGCGGGAGACACGAGCCGCACTGGGCGACGAACGCCTCACGGCCGAACTCCACCACCACGAGGCCGAACTACGGCTGGGCAGGCACGGCCGGGCGCTGGAGCGGCTGCGGCAGCTGGTCGCGGCCCATCCGCTGGACGAGCGCCCGGTACGACACCTGATGACCGCCCTGTACCGCGGCGACCGCCAAGCCGAGGCCCTGGAGACGTACGAGGACACCCGCCGCCGTCTCGCCGAGGAACTCGGCGTCGACCCGGGCACCGAGTTACAGACCCTGCACCGGGAGATCCTGCGCGGCACCACGACCCAGGCACCGGAACCGGCACCGCGACCCGTCGCCTCACGTGTTCCGCCTGCCGAACTGCCGCACGACGTACCGGGGTTCAGTGGCCGCACCGATGCCCTGACCTGGCTGACCGCCCTGTTGACGGCCGGAGGGGGGACGCCCGAGGCCGGCAGCCCCGTGGCGATCGCCGTCATCAGCGGAGCCGCCGGTGTCGGCAAGACCGCGCTGGCCGTGCACGCCGCTCACCGGGTGCGTGACCGGTTCCCCGACGGGCAGCTGTACGTCAACCTGCGCGGCTTCGACCACGACAGGGCTCCCATGACCCCGCAGGAGGCGCTCGGCCAGTTGCTGGGGAGTCTGGGGCTGAGGCCCCAGCAGATCCCCGCCGATGCGGACGAACAGGCCCGCCGCTACCGCTCGTTGCTGGACGGGCGGCGGATGCTGATCGTGTTGGACAACGCCGCCTCCGTACGGCAGGTGCGGCCGCTGTTGCCCGGCAGCCCGACGTGCCGGGTGCTGGTCACCAGCCGCCACCGGCTGACCGGTCTGATCGCCCAGAACGGCGCCGACCCGCTGCGCCTCGACGTCCTCGCCCCCGGGGAAGCGCGGGCGCTGCTGGCCGCCGTACTCGGCGAGCGGCGGGTTACCGCGGAACCGGAGGCAGCCGATGAACTGGCCCGCCGGGCCGGCCTGCTGCCGCTGGCGCTGCGGGTGGCCGCCGCGCAGCTGCTCGGGGACCGGCACCGGCGTATCGCGGACCTGGCCGCCGGGTTGGCGGACGGGGACCGGCTGGCCGCGCTGGAGCTGGACGACGACCGCTCCTCCGCCGTGAGCGCCGCCTTCGACCTGTCCTACCGAGCCCTGGCCCCCGACGCCCGCAGGCTCTTCCGCCTCCTCGGCCTGGTACCCGGCCCCGACCTCACCCGGCCCGCCGCGGCAGCGCTCCTCGACACGTCCGAGTCGACGGCGGGTGCCCTGCTCACCACCCTGGCGACGGCGCACCTGATCGAGTCCCCCGCACCCGACCGGTACCGCTTCCACGACCTGCTGCGCGACTACGCCCGTGAGCGGGCCGCAGCAGAGGAGCCGGCGCCGGAGCGGGCGGCGGCCGAGGAGCGGCTGTTCGCTCTCCACCTGCGCACCGCCGAGGCCGCGGGCGGCGCCCTGCCCTGGCAGTACCCGCAGCTCCCGCGGGATCCGGCCGGCCCGCACGGAACACCCGCCGGCCCGGACGGGGCCGCCGACGCCCTGAGCCGCCTGGAAGCGGAACGCGCCAACCTGCTCGCCGCCGTGGAGCACGCGGCCGGCACCGGTCCACGAACCCGGCGGCGCTTCGCCTGGCTGCTGATGGCATCGCTGCTGCGGTACTGCTGGCTCCGGCTGCCGCGCGGCGCCTGGCGGGCCGCCGCCGAGGCAGCACTTCGGGCGGCCGAGGCCGACGGTGACAGCCATGCTCGGGCGGCCATGCACCGCAGCCTGGGCATCGCGCACTGCGATGCGGGCAATCACCCGCAGGCCGTCCATCACCACACCCAGGTGCTGAGACTGCACCGCGGAACCGGCGATGTGCTGGGCCAGGCACTGGCGTTGGGCGGACTGGGCCTGGCGGACACCGAGGCGGCACGCCTCGACGACGCCGTGGACCACTTCACCCAAGCCCTACGGCTGTCCCGCGAGGCCGGCCGCCTCGACGCCGAGGCGCAGGCACTGATCGGACTGGGCCTGGCGTACCGGGACCGGGGGCGGCTGGAGCTGTCCGCCCGCTATCTGCTGCAGTCGCTGCGCCTGCACCACAGGGCCGATGACGACCCCGGTGCCGGTGACCAGGCCCACCGGCTGCCCGCACTGAGCGCGGTCTACTGGGAGCAGGGCAGGTTGAGGGAGGCCGCGGAGGCACTGCCCGCCGCCGACGTATCCGAAAGCGGCGTACGCGACCCCGGCGAACCGGCCGAGCCGCAGAGCGCCAACCCCACCACCCTCGACCTCACCGCCCGGATCGAACTGGACCTCGGCCACCACCAGCAGGCGCTGGAGTACGCCGAGCGCTCGCTCCGGCTCGCCGAGAACACCGGGCGGCACCGGCTGCTCGCGATCGCCCTGACCACCCTCGCCGACGCCCACCTGCGGATGGGCCGCGCCGAGGAGGCCGCCCGGACTCATGCGCGCGCCCTGTCCGTCGCCCGTGACGTCGGCCACCGGCGCACCGAGGCCGAGAGCCTGCTCGGGCTCGCCGAGGCACATCGCGTACGGCACCGGCACGGCGAGGCGCTGGCCTGCGCCCGCCGAGCACTCGCCGTCGCCCACCGGGGCGGGTTCGACGTCGTCAAGGGCCGGACGCTGACCGAGCTCGCGGCCATCCACAGCGCGCGAGGACGACCGGCGGCGGCACGCTCCCGCGCCCGCACCGCCCTCGCCGTACACCGCCGCACCGGCCACCGCCTCGGCGAAGCCAGAACCCTGGTCGCCCTGGGCCAGGCCCTGCACGCCCTGGGCGACCCGGCCGCCCGGGCCGCCCGGCACCGGGCCCGCGCCATTTTCCTGGACACGGGTGCCCGGCCGCCCAGGGACCTCGCCTGA
- a CDS encoding arabinan endo-1,5-alpha-L-arabinosidase, whose translation MPPTLRKRTALIALPAAALLALIPSSATAYPNPGRVTGDIVTHDPTMLRTSSGQYLLYATGGGIANKTSSDRTAFRNGADAFSSRPGWWSTYSSVPEAWAPDISYHGGKYLMYYSVSKFGSNTSAIGLATSTTGLPGSWTDQGTVHTSSSSSDYNAIDPNLFVNDDGKWWLSFGSWWTGIKMIQINPSTGKQLSSNTTRYSLASRPTGTKAVEAPFIVKRGGYYYLFASYDTCCAGTSSTYKVKVGRATSVTGPYVDKSGVSMMNNGGTSVLESHGSIIGPGGQSIMNDVDGDLIVYHYYDANDNGTPKLGVNLLNWSSGWPVAY comes from the coding sequence ATGCCCCCCACCCTCCGCAAGCGCACAGCCCTGATCGCACTCCCCGCCGCCGCTCTCCTCGCCCTCATCCCGTCCTCGGCGACCGCGTACCCCAACCCCGGCCGCGTCACCGGCGACATCGTCACCCACGACCCGACGATGCTCCGCACCTCGTCCGGCCAGTACCTGCTGTACGCCACCGGCGGCGGCATCGCCAACAAGACCTCCAGCGACCGCACCGCCTTCAGGAACGGTGCCGACGCGTTCTCCTCCCGGCCGGGCTGGTGGTCCACCTACTCCTCCGTGCCGGAGGCCTGGGCGCCGGACATCTCGTACCACGGCGGCAAGTACCTGATGTACTACTCCGTCTCGAAGTTCGGCTCGAACACCTCCGCCATAGGCCTCGCCACCTCCACCACCGGCCTGCCCGGCAGCTGGACCGACCAGGGCACCGTCCACACGTCGAGCTCCTCAAGCGACTACAACGCCATCGACCCGAACCTCTTCGTGAACGACGACGGCAAGTGGTGGCTTTCCTTCGGCAGTTGGTGGACGGGGATCAAGATGATCCAGATCAACCCGTCGACGGGGAAGCAGCTCTCCTCCAACACCACCCGCTACTCCCTCGCCTCCCGCCCGACCGGCACCAAGGCCGTGGAGGCACCCTTCATCGTGAAACGGGGCGGCTACTACTACCTCTTCGCGTCCTACGACACCTGCTGCGCGGGCACCAGCTCCACGTACAAGGTCAAGGTCGGCCGCGCCACCAGCGTCACCGGCCCGTACGTCGACAAGAGCGGTGTCTCGATGATGAACAACGGCGGGACCTCGGTCCTGGAGTCCCACGGCAGCATCATCGGCCCCGGCGGCCAGTCGATCATGAACGACGTCGACGGCGACCTGATCGTCTACCACTACTACGACGCCAACGACAACGGCACACCCAAGCTGGGCGTCAACCTCTTGAACTGGAGCAGCGGCTGGCCCGTGGCGTATTGA
- a CDS encoding pyridoxal phosphate-dependent aminotransferase produces the protein MADNVTSLFRSTAAHSPSMAALTREGGDGAGPVDFCIPCNPYFPTPEMFQDMGARLRDIITYYPSSADTITAELCSLLQLPPQCVAMGNGSTELITWIDHLMVRESLAIPVPTFGRWTDQPMETGKRVDMFPLQESSGFALDLAQYAEFIRARGTRVAVICNPNNPDGGYLHKHALVQFMDAMADLDLVIVDESFLEFADAEQEPSVVQEAMLRPNVIVLRSLGKNFGLHGIRFGYLVANPALAGMVRSRLPKWNLNAFAEHVVFMLKNHGAEYAQSLHQVRRDRLDMASQLSSLPGLTVYPSQGNFLFVRLPVGAEGTVVRDRLLTEHRILVRECGNKIGSSSRFLRLVVRPQVDVRRLVSGLEQVLYGSRRGAAVPELGTGINYSSGTAAVDRLVSSTNGAGMPGLAAQAMGAPMPAPAPAQPQPVAPAAAAVPPQGMGMPMPAPVPVAPVPAPMPAPMPTPVPVPAAAPMPTPVPTPVPVPAAAPAPAPTPFPSPMAPMAPAAAAMPGPTPPGVPARGGLTAAQVRGTTGPGLTPAPATGWPNSQSWPNAAGMGAAG, from the coding sequence ATGGCCGACAACGTCACCTCGCTGTTCCGCAGCACCGCGGCACACAGCCCGTCGATGGCGGCGCTGACGCGTGAGGGCGGCGACGGGGCCGGTCCGGTCGACTTCTGCATTCCCTGCAACCCGTACTTCCCGACGCCGGAGATGTTCCAGGACATGGGGGCCCGGCTGCGGGACATCATCACGTACTACCCGAGCAGCGCGGACACGATCACGGCCGAGCTGTGCAGTCTGCTCCAACTTCCGCCGCAGTGCGTGGCGATGGGCAACGGCTCCACGGAGCTGATCACCTGGATCGACCACCTGATGGTCCGGGAGTCCCTCGCCATCCCCGTCCCCACCTTCGGCCGCTGGACCGACCAGCCCATGGAGACCGGCAAGCGGGTCGACATGTTCCCGCTCCAGGAGTCCAGCGGCTTCGCCCTCGACCTCGCGCAGTACGCCGAGTTCATCCGCGCCAGGGGGACGCGGGTGGCGGTCATCTGCAACCCGAACAACCCCGACGGCGGCTACCTCCACAAGCACGCGCTCGTGCAGTTCATGGACGCCATGGCCGACCTGGACCTCGTCATCGTCGACGAGAGCTTCCTGGAGTTCGCCGACGCCGAGCAGGAACCCTCGGTCGTCCAGGAGGCGATGCTGCGGCCGAACGTCATCGTCCTGCGCAGCCTCGGCAAGAACTTCGGTCTGCACGGCATCCGCTTCGGCTATCTGGTCGCCAACCCGGCGCTCGCGGGCATGGTCCGCTCGAGGCTGCCGAAGTGGAACCTCAACGCCTTTGCCGAGCACGTGGTGTTCATGCTCAAGAACCACGGCGCCGAGTACGCGCAGAGCCTGCACCAGGTGCGCCGGGACCGCCTCGACATGGCCAGCCAGCTCTCCTCGCTCCCCGGCCTGACGGTCTACCCGTCGCAGGGCAACTTCCTCTTCGTGCGCCTCCCCGTGGGCGCCGAAGGCACCGTGGTCCGGGATCGGCTGCTCACCGAGCACCGGATCCTGGTCCGCGAGTGCGGCAACAAGATCGGTTCGTCCAGCCGCTTCCTGCGACTCGTGGTGCGCCCCCAGGTGGACGTGCGTCGCCTGGTGTCCGGCCTGGAGCAGGTGCTCTACGGGTCCAGGAGGGGAGCCGCCGTACCTGAGCTGGGTACAGGAATCAACTACAGCTCGGGTACGGCGGCCGTGGACCGGCTGGTCAGCTCCACGAACGGTGCGGGGATGCCGGGGCTCGCCGCGCAGGCCATGGGTGCGCCCATGCCGGCACCTGCGCCGGCTCAGCCGCAGCCGGTGGCGCCGGCCGCTGCCGCGGTGCCTCCGCAGGGTATGGGGATGCCCATGCCTGCGCCGGTTCCGGTGGCTCCGGTCCCGGCGCCCATGCCTGCGCCGATGCCCACGCCTGTGCCTGTGCCGGCGGCTGCGCCGATGCCCACGCCCGTGCCTACGCCTGTGCCTGTGCCGGCGGCTGCGCCCGCCCCTGCTCCGACGCCGTTCCCGTCGCCCATGGCGCCCATGGCGCCCGCCGCGGCTGCGATGCCCGGGCCTACGCCGCCCGGAGTGCCGGCCCGCGGTGGGCTTACGGCCGCGCAGGTGCGGGGGACTACGGGGCCGGGGCTTACTCCGGCGCCGGCGACGGGGTGGCCCAACAGTCAGTCTTGGCCGAATGCCGCGGGTATGGGGGCGGCCGGGTAG
- a CDS encoding aldose epimerase family protein encodes MDMSRRTVIAGAAAAGITAATIGSAHATGGRTPVKSLFGKLADGTKVYSWSLANGGTRMKVLSYGGVVQSLEVPDRRGRLANISLGFDNIEDYVAKSPYFGALIGRYGNRIGKGKFTLDGKAYQVNVNDGENSLHGGAQGFDKRVWDVEPFTKGSDVGLHLYYTSVDGEMGYPGTLKVKVTYTLTKHGDWRIDYEATTDKATVVNLTSHVYWNLAGEGSGTIENHQLKIDASRYTPVDSGLIPTGQLAPVAGTPFDFRRTKAIGEGLREAHQQLLYGKGIDHNWVLDKGISPRPEWIATLKDPSSGRTLRMATTEPGLQFYSGNFLDGTLVGPSGRTYRQGDALCLETQHFPDSPNKPSFPSTVLRPGQTYRSSTVHSFSC; translated from the coding sequence ATGGACATGAGCAGACGTACGGTCATAGCCGGAGCCGCGGCGGCGGGGATCACCGCCGCGACCATCGGCAGCGCACACGCCACGGGAGGCAGGACCCCGGTGAAGTCGCTCTTCGGCAAGCTTGCCGACGGCACCAAGGTCTACAGCTGGTCGCTGGCCAACGGCGGCACCCGCATGAAGGTCCTCTCCTACGGCGGCGTCGTGCAGTCCCTGGAGGTCCCGGACCGCCGCGGCCGGCTCGCCAACATCTCCCTGGGCTTCGACAACATCGAGGACTACGTCGCGAAGAGCCCGTACTTCGGCGCCCTGATCGGCCGGTACGGCAACCGCATCGGCAAGGGCAAGTTCACGCTCGACGGCAAGGCCTACCAGGTCAACGTCAACGACGGCGAGAACAGCCTGCACGGCGGCGCCCAGGGCTTCGACAAGCGCGTGTGGGACGTCGAGCCGTTCACCAAGGGCTCCGACGTCGGCCTGCACCTGTACTACACGTCCGTCGACGGCGAGATGGGCTACCCGGGCACGCTCAAGGTGAAGGTGACGTACACCCTCACCAAGCACGGTGACTGGCGCATCGACTACGAGGCCACCACCGACAAGGCCACGGTCGTCAACCTCACCAGCCACGTCTACTGGAACCTCGCCGGCGAGGGCAGCGGCACGATCGAGAACCACCAGCTGAAGATCGACGCCTCCCGCTACACCCCCGTCGACTCGGGTCTCATCCCGACCGGGCAGCTGGCCCCCGTCGCGGGCACCCCCTTCGACTTCCGCCGCACCAAGGCGATCGGCGAGGGCCTGCGCGAGGCCCACCAGCAGCTGCTGTACGGCAAGGGCATCGACCACAACTGGGTCCTCGACAAGGGCATCTCGCCGCGCCCCGAGTGGATCGCCACCCTGAAGGACCCGTCCTCCGGCCGCACCCTGCGGATGGCGACCACCGAGCCCGGCCTGCAGTTCTACTCCGGCAACTTCCTCGACGGCACCCTGGTCGGCCCGTCCGGCCGCACCTACCGGCAGGGCGACGCGCTGTGCCTGGAGACGCAGCACTTCCCGGACTCGCCGAACAAGCCGTCGTTCCCGTCGACGGTGCTGCGACCTGGGCAGACGTACCGGTCTTCGACGGTGCACTCGTTCAGCTGCTGA